TCCGGGGTGATCCGGGTGATGTCAAGCTTGCGCCGCAATGCCTCAGCCAGGGGCACGGTCAGTTCGCCGACCGAGACCTCGTCAGCGCCGTTCAGACCGGTGAGTTCGAGGAACTCCGCGACAACCTCGGGCGAATTGAACGGCCACACACCGAGTGCGTCACCCGCCTCGTAGCGCAGCGTCCCCTCGGGCAGGTGGAAGCCGACGCTGCGCACGTCCTTGTCCGAGCCCGCGCCGCACAGAGCGACGTTGCTGGTGATCGTGGCGCGCAACGGATTGGTCCGCGAATGGGTCTGGGGCGCAGACGTGTGCGGTTTGTCGGGCTCGCTCGCTCGGTTGGTCAGCGCCGCGATAATGCGCTCGGTCCAGGCCTGGGCCGTCGTCTCGTAGTCCGGCTCGCACAACGCGCGTTCGGAAAAACGTTGCGCACCAAGGTGTTCGAGCCGGGCATCCAGCTTGCGGGCGAAGCCGCAGAAGTCGGCGTACGAGGAGTCGCCGAACCCGAGGACCGAGAACGCGAGGTGGTCGAGGTCGCCAGGTTCGGCCGCGGCCAGGGCATCCCACAGCGCGATGCCGTTGTCGGGGGGATCGCCGTCGCCGGTGGTGGAAACGACGAACAGCACTGTGCCGTTCAGGTCGGCGACCGCGACTTCTTCGGCCCCGCGCAGCCGCGTCTTGATGCCTGCGCCGTTGAGCCGTTCGACGCAGCTGGTGGCGAACTCCTCGGCCGTGCCGGTCTGCGACGCCCATACGACCGTGGCGACCGGTTGGCGCGCGACGTGTCCCGGTTCGGCCGCGACCGGCATCGCCGCACGGGAAAAGATTCCGGCCAGCAGACCGTCGACCCACGCCCGATTCCCGGGTGTCAGCGGTGTGATCGCGGGGAGCACGGGAATCTCGGCGCCGGGCGGGTTGGCTCGTATGCCGGCCGTCAGACCGGACAGGAATAGTCGTTCGCCGTCAGACAGCGTCATCGCCGCCGGCGGGGCGCCGAGCACGTCGGCCAGCGCATCGGCGGGGGAGCGTGCTTCCCCGGAAATGCGCTCCGGCGGAGAGGAATCGGTGTCGACTGGGGCGAGGTTGACCGCGCAAACTTTGAATTCCGGCTGCAGCGAATCGGGGTCGACCGCATCGTTGGTCACCGCGTTGACGGCGACGTCGGGCGCGAATGCGTCGGCCCAGTGCATGGGTGCGAAACAGACACCCGGGCGCACGGCATCGTCCACGTTCGCGGGCAGCACGGCTCGGCCGCGGCGGGAACGGATCTCGACTTTGTCGCCGCCACGCACCCCCAGTCGCGCGGCGTCTTCGGGATGCAGCTGCAGGAACGGCTCGGGATTGAGCTTGTTCAACTTGGCCACCCGCCCGGTCTTGGTCATCGTGTGCCACTGGTGGGCCAGCCTGCCGGTGGTAAAGACCATCGGAAACTCGTCGTCGGGCAGTTCGGCGGCGAGAAGGTGGGGCCTCGGCAGGAATCGGGCCCGCCGGCTCGGGGTGGGGAACGCCAGCGCAGGGACGGTTCCGTCCTCGGCGGTGTGCAGATCCTGACTGACCCCGTCGTTGCGGTAACGAATCGGGTTACGGTCCGCACCGCCGGGCGGAGCGGGCCACTGCACCGGACCGCTGCGCAGCCGTCGGTAATCCACGCCACGTAGATCCCACCCGGTGCGGGGATTGTGGAAACCGGTCAACTCGTCGAAAACTTCTGCAGCGGAATCGAAGTCAAATCCCGGATAGCCCATAGCCGTCGCCACGCGGCAGATCAGTTGCCAGTCCGGTGCGGCGTCGCCGGGCGGGTTCATCGCGGCACCGCAGTGGGTGATCGTGCGCTCGCTGTTCACCATCACGCCCTCGCTTTCGGCCCACAGTGCCGCCGGCAGCACGACGTCGGCGTACGCCGAGGTCTCCGCGCCGCTGAAGGCCTCCTGCACCACCACGAAGTCGGCCCGCTCGAGTCCGGCGATCACCGATGCCCGATTTGACACGGAGGCAACCGGATTGGTGCAGATAATCCACGCCGCACGGATGTTGCCCTCGGCCATCTGCCGATACATGTCGACGGTGCCGGTTCCGGTGACGGCGCGGATGGTGCCGGGCTCCAAGTCCCAGCGAGCCTCGGCGAACGCGCGGTCGTCGGCGTCCAACGCCGACCGCTGTCCAGGTAGCCCAGGACCCATGTAGCCCATCTCGCGGCCGCCCATCGCGTTGGGCTGCCCGGTCAGTGAGAAGGGCCCGGCCCCGGGACGGCAGATCGCGCCGGTCGCCAGGTGCAGATTGCACAGCGCGTTGGTGTTCCACGTTCCGTGCGTGGACTGGTTGAGGCCCATTGTCCACAGGCTCATCCAGTTCTTCGTCTGGCAGATCAGGTCTGCGACCGCGCGCAGGTCCGCCTCAGGCAAGCCGGTGATCCCGGCGACCACGTCGACCGGATACTCATCGAGCAAGGCGTTCAACGGCTCCCAGCCCTGGGTGTGGGCGGCGACGAAATCGGCGTCCACACCGCCCGCGTCGCGGACCAGCCGCAGCAGCCCGTTGAGCAGGGCCAGGTCGGTGCCCGGGCGGATCGGCAGGTGCAGGTCGGCCTTGGCTGCGGTGGCCGTCCGCCGGGGATCGACAACCACGAGCTTGGCGCCGCCGCGGACCCGTTCCATCATGCGCAGGAACAGGATCGGATGGCAGTCGGCCATGTTGGCGCCCAGCACCAGGAAGAGGTCCGCGCTGTCCAGGTCGTCGTAGCTGCCGGGCGGTCCGTCGGCTCCGAGCGACTGCTTGTAGCCGGTTCCGGCGCTTGCCATGCAAAGCCTCGAATTGGACTCGATCCATTGCGTGCGCAGGTAGCCTTTGGCCAGCTTATTGGCTAGATACTGGGCCTCGGTGGTCATCTGGCCCGATACGTAGAGTGCGATCGAGTCGGGTCCGTGCTCGTCCCGGATCGCCGACAGCCGGGTGGCGACCTCGGTAATGGCGGCGTCCAGCCCGATCGGCTCGGGCTCGGCGCCGCGTCGGCTGCGGCGCAGTGCCTTGTCGAGGCGCCCGCCGGCACGGAGCATGTCGGCGGTCGTGTTGCCCTTGGTGCACAGCCGCCCGCGGTTGGCGGGGTGGTCGGCTCGTCCGGTGGCCTTTGTCACCACCCCGTCGGACACATGCAGGTCCATTCCGCAGCCCACGCCGCAGTAGCCACAGACCGTGGCGACCTGTGTAGAGGAAGCCATACCACCCGTTCGTCCCCGGACCGCGTTCGCGGCACCAACTCACAACTCCATGGTGGCGTGAGCGTGTTTCGTGACTTGTCGCTGCGATTACACACATATCAACTCGACCTGTCAGCGGTGGAGGTCGCGCGGTGAGGTGGTGAAACCGCAGGTGGCGGCGCTACTGCTGGGCCAGCACCACGCAGTCGTGGATGGTCTCTGCGGACCCTTCGGCGTTGCGATGCAGGAGTGCGCGCGTCGGCACAACGTGAAGTACCGCAGCTCCGTCCATGTCGACGACCACGGCCTGACCGTCGACGATCAGCGAGTAGTCGTCGGGATCGCTCGGCGGCCACAGCAGTGTGACGGCACCGTGGGTTTCGACGTTCGTGCGGGTGCGGTCGCCGATGAGCCCGACGTGCAACACCCGTTCGCGCAGTTCGGGTTCGACGGTGACGGTGTGTATCCGGTAGTCGTCGCCGACGGTGATCAGATAGGCGAACCGGAAGTCACCCAACACGTCGCCCAGGCGCTGGAAGTCCACCTTCTTTGCCGGTTTGGTGCCCATTACGCAAGCCTAAGCCGCAATGCGAGGCCGGCTCGCACACCGCAGGGCAGATGCGCACGGCGCGCGGCACCATCGCGGGGATAATGGGCGGTGATGTCCATGCCACACCCTCGAATGCGGCCCCGCGGCGGCGGAGCGGGATCGTGACGGTCACGACGCTCGGGCTGCCGATGGTGCCGCGCGAGCGCGAATCCGCACCATCCCGGCCGCCATCGGACGGCCCCTTGGTCGACAGTTACGGACGGGCGGCGACCGACTTGCGGGTGTCGCTGACCGATCGGTGCAATTTGCGCTGCACCTACTGCATGCCTGCGTCCGGTCTGCCGTGGCTCGGAGCCGCGGAGCTGTTGCGGTCCGACGAGATCGAGCGAGTGGTACGCATCGCCGTGACCCGCCTCGGAGTGACCAAGGTGCGGTTCACCGGGGGAGAACCGTTGCTGGCCAAGCAGCTTGACGTGGTGGTTGCCGCGACCGCAGCCCTAAGCCCCCGACCGGAGATCGCGCTGACCACCAACGGGGTGCTGTTGGCAGATCGCGCCGAGGCGCTGGCCCGCGCCGGTGTGGACCGGGTGAATGTGTCGCTGGACAGCGTGGACTCCGCGCATTTCTCGGCCATCACTCGTCGCGACCGGCTGGCGCAGGTGCTGGCCGGCCTAGCGGCGGCGGCCGCGGCGGGCTTGCGGCCGGTGAAGGTCAATGCGGTGCTCGATCCGGTGAGCGGCCTCGAGGACGCGGTGGCCCTGACGCGGTTCTGCCTCGGGCACGACTACCAGCTGCGCATCATCGAGCAGATGCCGCTGGATGCCGGACACCACTGGCAACGCCAGGCGATGGTGACCGCGGAGCAGACGCTGGCGGAGCTGCGAGGTCACGGATTCACGGTCGAGCCCGACGACGCCCCCCGGGGCGCCGCGCCGGCGGCCATGTGGCAGGTCACCGACAGCACGACCGGCCGCACTGGACAGGTCGGGATCGTCGCCTCGGTGTCGGAACCGTTCTGTTCGTCGTGTAACCGCACGCGCGTGACGGCCGACGGCCAGCTGCGGAGCTGCCTGTTCGCCACCGAGGAGACCGACC
This genomic stretch from Mycobacterium paraterrae harbors:
- a CDS encoding bifunctional nitrate reductase/sulfite reductase flavoprotein subunit alpha; translated protein: MASSTQVATVCGYCGVGCGMDLHVSDGVVTKATGRADHPANRGRLCTKGNTTADMLRAGGRLDKALRRSRRGAEPEPIGLDAAITEVATRLSAIRDEHGPDSIALYVSGQMTTEAQYLANKLAKGYLRTQWIESNSRLCMASAGTGYKQSLGADGPPGSYDDLDSADLFLVLGANMADCHPILFLRMMERVRGGAKLVVVDPRRTATAAKADLHLPIRPGTDLALLNGLLRLVRDAGGVDADFVAAHTQGWEPLNALLDEYPVDVVAGITGLPEADLRAVADLICQTKNWMSLWTMGLNQSTHGTWNTNALCNLHLATGAICRPGAGPFSLTGQPNAMGGREMGYMGPGLPGQRSALDADDRAFAEARWDLEPGTIRAVTGTGTVDMYRQMAEGNIRAAWIICTNPVASVSNRASVIAGLERADFVVVQEAFSGAETSAYADVVLPAALWAESEGVMVNSERTITHCGAAMNPPGDAAPDWQLICRVATAMGYPGFDFDSAAEVFDELTGFHNPRTGWDLRGVDYRRLRSGPVQWPAPPGGADRNPIRYRNDGVSQDLHTAEDGTVPALAFPTPSRRARFLPRPHLLAAELPDDEFPMVFTTGRLAHQWHTMTKTGRVAKLNKLNPEPFLQLHPEDAARLGVRGGDKVEIRSRRGRAVLPANVDDAVRPGVCFAPMHWADAFAPDVAVNAVTNDAVDPDSLQPEFKVCAVNLAPVDTDSSPPERISGEARSPADALADVLGAPPAAMTLSDGERLFLSGLTAGIRANPPGAEIPVLPAITPLTPGNRAWVDGLLAGIFSRAAMPVAAEPGHVARQPVATVVWASQTGTAEEFATSCVERLNGAGIKTRLRGAEEVAVADLNGTVLFVVSTTGDGDPPDNGIALWDALAAAEPGDLDHLAFSVLGFGDSSYADFCGFARKLDARLEHLGAQRFSERALCEPDYETTAQAWTERIIAALTNRASEPDKPHTSAPQTHSRTNPLRATITSNVALCGAGSDKDVRSVGFHLPEGTLRYEAGDALGVWPFNSPEVVAEFLELTGLNGADEVSVGELTVPLAEALRRKLDITRITPDLLRFVYERHPDAELRSVIDDPPRFAEWAWGRQTLDLLTDFPVEADLDEWLNVLRPLAPRLYSISSSPLEDPTRVHVTPGIVRFESARGTRRHGVCSGHLAGLEPGAEVDIFVQRTKHFRPPRDPDARAIMIGPGTGIAPFRAFLHDRAARGHTGHNWLFFGERHEATDYYYRDELDALAQSGVLTRMDTAFSRDGTAKVYVQHRMQEHAPDLWKWIADGAYVYVCGDAARMARDVDETLRGIIAQQSGRSPQSATFYLHAMSAERRYVRDVY
- a CDS encoding pyridoxamine 5'-phosphate oxidase family protein, with translation MGTKPAKKVDFQRLGDVLGDFRFAYLITVGDDYRIHTVTVEPELRERVLHVGLIGDRTRTNVETHGAVTLLWPPSDPDDYSLIVDGQAVVVDMDGAAVLHVVPTRALLHRNAEGSAETIHDCVVLAQQ
- the moaA gene encoding GTP 3',8-cyclase MoaA — its product is MTVTTLGLPMVPRERESAPSRPPSDGPLVDSYGRAATDLRVSLTDRCNLRCTYCMPASGLPWLGAAELLRSDEIERVVRIAVTRLGVTKVRFTGGEPLLAKQLDVVVAATAALSPRPEIALTTNGVLLADRAEALARAGVDRVNVSLDSVDSAHFSAITRRDRLAQVLAGLAAAAAAGLRPVKVNAVLDPVSGLEDAVALTRFCLGHDYQLRIIEQMPLDAGHHWQRQAMVTAEQTLAELRGHGFTVEPDDAPRGAAPAAMWQVTDSTTGRTGQVGIVASVSEPFCSSCNRTRVTADGQLRSCLFATEETDLRALLRGGADDDAIEAAWRAAMWVKPAGHGINGAHFVQPQRSMSAIGG